The following DNA comes from Solanum stenotomum isolate F172 chromosome 11, ASM1918654v1, whole genome shotgun sequence.
CTTCCATCAGTCATATTTCTAAAAATCATTGattaacacacacaaaaaactgagaaaatcttaaattcatgTTTTATAACACTTCTAAACGTTAAAAAAAGTGTTGTGAATCCAATAGAGACTATGAGTATCGTTCACTAGTTGATTGCAGTTAGTCCCAAAAAATTTGTATCAGAAAAATTCAATTAgttatattttcaataattcatGGACTAATACATACCAAGAACtaagaaaatcttaaatttctatttcttaaataataaatgctaaaaaaaatggCGTTGATCATGTAAAAGTTATAATACCATTCACTAGATTATGAACGGttccaaaaaaattgtgatCAGAAAAATCATGCCATTCATATTTCTGAAAATTCATAGACTATTGCACAAAAACTGAGATAATCTTCAATTTTGTGTTGTGAcctctaaatatattttttttaaaaaagtgacatAAATCTTGTAGACTAAAAGTATCATTCACTGGGCCATTATAGATGATCCAACCAATAAATTTCAATCAATGATTTTCCTCAAAATTCCATTCATGGACTAACGTAAAGGTACAAATTGAACAATTTCAAATAATACGTGGACAAATTCATACCTTTACCATATTACTAATTTTTTCAAGAACCGTTAGGCACTTTCTGTAGTTTATTTGTGCAATTTGATACAAGATAATATAATCTATGTGACAaccataattaaatataatattttctgaTCGAACAATTGACTATATGAAAAACTTTAATAACATCAACCAGAGGACATTTGATTAATCAAAATTATTCCACGTATACATTAATCTCTAATATCTGGCGAAAAATGTCCAAATAACAATTACAATATAAATGTGATGGATAAGGACAAATACACAATAATTAGCGCGAATGGTATGTAGCTCTCTATGACGAAAAATTATATTGGAGGAGTATTTGATCTGTCAGTGCGATTTACTATTCAAGAAATGATCTCCAACACTCAAGAAGACATGTTTTCCCAGAATCACCTCGACTGGAGGCTGGTTCTCAATGCACTTTACATTTATCTGCAAGGTTCACACAATAAGGGGTGTCAAGAATCATATCGTTAGCTATGTACAATGTGAGAACACTTTAGAAGACTTATGTGTTGAATTGTACGACCATCTCATCTTAAAAGTTTCACAATTCAACAGAGTATTGGTGAAGGCAAGATGTTCCGAGTTAAATTTTCACAGCCACCCAAATAACCAAGAGGATTCAGGCTCATACGCGAGGAgtataatgaagtaattaagAGTGATGTGATAACCTAGTCGAATTTTGTTGACCATCTAAACTTTTAGACGAGATGGTCATAGAACTCAGAATTATGAAGGTATTGTTGTACAAACCTTTCCTTTTCCTTGTTGAAACTCCGATTTCAGGTTATGATGATCCCTCATCAGGAGGTAAGTTTGTAAACCTTGACAATACTGTGTGTTTCCTGCAAGATGAAGATGGTTTAGAAACAGAAAACCACCTCAGAATAACCGAAATTTCTGAAACAGGAATCTCAAATTCGACCTCCGTATAAAGCGGTGATGGCATCTGCATTGAACACTAGACTTGGTCTTGCTAAGGTGATCACAAAGGACAAGTTTGAGATTCCATGGAAACTCTCTTCGTCAATAGTTATCTGCAACTTACATAACTTGTTAATCGGTGTACAAGAAACTAcagaaatattttataatagacAGTTCTCCATTCTGATCATGAGAGACGATTCAAGTGAGCAACTAGCTCTGAATATTAACACTCAGACAACTCGCTAAGACCTACTAACACAACGAGGAAGAGGCTTCAGAACTTACTGCATGTGATGGGATCAGTTCAGCAGGAAGCAAAGGAGATCCAATGGCATCTTTAATATATGATTCCTGTAACgccaaattatttattaaaacgGGTGGACAAACAAAGTGACACAAACAAGTTCTGTTTTGGCAATAGAAGCAAGCATgcactagtttttttttttttttttttgaaaatggtaacGAAGCATGCACTAGCTTTTAAAGAGTGAACGTGCACTAAGCTACTAAAAAGAAGTAGATAAGAaattaaagtgaaaagaaaaagaaagaaccagaaaaaaaaaatgggaatATGGCCTGACTAACTCAATATATAAGATGGAAACCCAAGATTCGACAATCAGATTCAAAATCAACAGAAACTGTTTCCTGAAGAACATCGAGTCATGATTATCATTTTTTGTCAGAAGTGATAAAAGCCCCTTCGGGCTCCAGGATTAATGATTGTCATCCCCTTTGAACTTCGCTCTCTGGAGAAAAACCATTTCAACCTCACAAAGACATTAGTACGGTTCTTAAAGAACTATATAGTTCGAGCATATGATATTATGTTTTCAGTCTCTTCATTAATTTCTCCCAAAATCCAccacacccaaaaaaaaaaacctcattTTTGTTCTCATCCTGCATCAAACACCAGTCCCCCTTTCAATGCATTTCCATTCCTCCTGCCTTTTACATTCAGAAGTTCTCTTTTTCCCACCATCCTCCTTTATGCTCAATCCATGTCAAACTCCACCTGCAACCCCCTCCCCCCCCAAGAGTACTACCCTGGACGTAGGCTATGTCTGGGGAACATacttggaaaaaaagaaaagaaactctCAGCAGCTTACAACTCATTTTTCTCTAGCCAATTTATTATCTCTTATATTCCTTTAGTTCCCTATCCACTACTCTTTCCCATTGCTCCCCATCAACCAAGTTTTGCTTCTTTCCATTGCTTTAGTTGATCCCCGCCCCCAAACAACCCACTTCTACCCCAAGCATAACAAAAGGAATGCTCATCTTAGGACATGAAGGGTGTACTTTCCAGTTGCCACCCCGCAAAGTATGCAAGGGGAAGTATCACAGCCAAAGACTTGAAGGATCCGGCAATTCTGTAGATCTCCTTCTCTATCTAGAAGGCCAGATTTCACAAAGCCAAGTGCCTAGTAAAATAGAAACCATCAAGCAATACTGTGGACAAAATGTACCTGAGACTCCAAAATCTGCTTAGAGACTTTTTCATCATTATCCAAAGACTTGAAGAAGACCTCTACCATGTCAGTGGGTTCAAGCGCGGCTTTCTTTCTCAGTTTCTGGATCCTATTCACAACCTGCAAGCAGAGTTCAGCACCAAAGAAAATCATCAGGAATCTCCCTACACAACAGTAACCAATCAAAATACAAGTAAAAGTTCGACTATATCTGCAATTAATCGCATTGAGAGTAACTTCTGAGAATACCTCTCGAGCAACTCCAGCCTCAAAGAGTGAATCATCAGTACGCAAATCCAGTATCACTAAAACATCACCTGTATGTGCAAAGAATGAAACAAAACTATTAAGAAATCAGAtgaaacataatatttaaatttgtgaaGGAGGAGATGTTTACCATCCCCTGCTGCATCCATTTCATCCTCTTTCCTATTATCAGGACGTTTGAAACCCCTAACAATCTACAAGTACATTAAAAGTTTGAGTTATGctataataatgataataacaataataataataataactcaaGCATTTTGAGGCAGTGCAAGAGGTGCAAAATAAGCAACAAAATCATTCCCGAGAATTTTGAATATTAAGATGAGCaaaataaaatctatttttttcaaaacctaaACTCCTGcttcaaaattaatattgtgCTCCTGCTGTAGCAGCCAAATTCCATTTTTCTGCCAAAGTACAATCCAAATTAATTCTGAAGACAAGAAACAGATTCCTACTTAAAGAGGTTTGACTTAACTACAATAACAAGAGGATTCTCTACACATGCAATTCCTTTTCTCCTCCCACCCTTCCCCATCAATTCTCTTTTCCAGCAACTTATGTAGTCATCTTCAAGCCAAAGCAACAGACAGATATTCACAAACTGGCAGCACTTTTGGGCCGCAACTTGCAATTACTAAATAGGGCCAGCATAAATTTGCAGGAACCTTTGCTTTTTCAGCTGCCACTTTTTTCTCATTTCCATACCTGACAGGCAACTGACCTATTATACCCTTTGTACCCAGGGTTCAATAAAGCCAACAAAAGAGAACCCATAACAGAACTGCTCAACTCTTTCTGTTCCGACCGACAGATATGAGGAATTTAAAGATGCAAGTAAACATCATATTCACCTTGATATCAGTAAGCTTCAAAGTGTGTGAAGCAATAGTAAGTTCTCCCGCTTTCTCAAAAGCAATTATATCTGCGGTTGACATGGCCTTAACTTCTTTGGCAACAACACCCATCGACTTGCCCAACCTTTTTCCCAACACACTGAGACAAGGGGAACAGCTAACAAGGTTAATTCAGAGAACAACAAATGAAGACAAACTTGGCAAATGACATCTAGATCACCTGAAATCTGGTTCTGCACGCAAAGAAGCATACTTCAATGTGTCATTGCATGGGACCAAAGATTTAATGTTTAGCTCCTCGAGCACATACTGCAACCAAAAGAATCACAAGTATTGTGCTCCAACTTTATCACATTGATATATTAGTTAACTAAATTAGAGTAATGAAATAATGTAAATAAAGGATTATAagactattttttttacaagGACTATAGAGacaaagcaaaaaataaataatagaataaTAGGTTAATAACACTTCAAAGGCATCAGAATGGAATGCCTGTAAAAAGACAACACTATAACAGACCTCTCTTAGTTTGCCCGCAATATCACCAAGGAATTCTGAATCTGGATGTACAACCACCATTTCCCTGAAAGAAGACCAACAAACCAACATGAACTTTTGCCTTTTGTTCTGCAGGGGTCGGGGAAGAGAAAAGTGCAGAGGCCAAACCTGAGTGGAGTTTTAAGAGGTTTGTTGTGACGCTCACGAATATTTCGTGCAAGGTCAATAAGTGTCATCATCCTATTAACACTCTGCTCAATACGCTCCCACCTCTGAAATGATTTTAAACATGCATGAAACAAACTTGAGGCAGAGAAGAATGCAAAATCCGGCACCTCATATTTGAAGAACGGCAAGAAAAGGTAATATAGGAGATCATATGTACCTGCCCTTCCACTATAGGATAGCTGCAATAGTGAATGCTCTCCTCTGATCCTTTAGAAACTTTCCGCAAATTTTGGTAAAGAACCTCAGTGAAAAATGGAGTTAATGGTGACATAGCTTTACAAGCAGTCAGAAGCACCTATATCAAATAAAGGACCTACTGTGTTAGAGAGCCACTGGCAGAAGAACTCCAACTCATAGCGGGATGAAATTACTAAAGTAGgcacaacaaaagaaataagctACTTCGTAGTTCGTACAACTTGGAGATGGCACTTACATAgtaaagagttgaaagagcagttctGCAGTCTCCTTCACCAGTACGGCCTTTTAGTCTCTTCCGATTGAACCGCACATAGATATTTGTTAAATTATCAAGAAATTTTAGGAGATATGGAACCACCTGCAAAGAGAATAGATAGACAAAACATTAACACGGATGCTAGTTGCAAATTATAAATTTCCTATAACCACACACTTTGGCAAAGAGATCATGTGCTTCAATCTGCATTTCCATCTTTAAAGTTTAACCATAGACGTGAACTTGTGGATCGCACATCTCTTGTAACCACAAACTTCGACAAAGAGACCTGTGTGTCTATTTGCTGAGTTTCCAGCTTTAACCATAGAAAAATCTGAGAAGTGTCTCAGCAATGAAATACAAACATATGGTATTCTTGTTCAGACATCAAAATTAGGACTCAGCACAAACATTTGTAGGAATCAGGTTTTGAAGACAAATATAGAAGCTACTAAGCTCCCTGTAAACAGTTAAGCACATAAACTACATTCATTATCCGACAAGATTGGAAAACTAACCGTGTACAATCTATAAGCATCCATTTCCTGCCGGACGAAATGCACTAAGCTCTGAGTTGCAGAATTGATCCATTGGTCTAAGACATTCGAAGAACTCTGCAAAGTTTTCTGATCAGTAGGAATGAATGGTCCAAACCCATCAATCTCAAGTCTTTTTGCATTCTGAACAAGGAACCTATATGCATTGTACCATGGCAAGAAAACATCTTTCACCTGCATTGATATAATCATTTCCAAATTAGGAGAAAACTAAAAGTTTCCAAAAGTAGTTACTAAAATAACTGATTAAAATCATAGAGATGGAATGCCAGCATAGGTAAAGGATACACTTACCACAGCAAAAACTCCCTCTTTCTTAAAGCGCAGAGGTTCAGCACGGACAACAGGGGAGTTTATCAGGTATAAACGCAATGCATCCTGCACAACAAACATAAGTAGTTATAGTCTTTCACCATAACCCGTCAATCAGAAGACTGGAGCATCTCATGTAACAATTGAGTAAATGAAGAAGCTCATGATTGGCACAACTTACAGCTCCATAATCATTGATAACTTCTGATGGTTGAGGATAGTTCTTTAATCGTTTACTCATCTTCTTCCCATCCTCAGCCAGGACAAGACCATTGCAAATGAGGTTTCTAAAAGCAGGTTTCCCAAAAAGGGCGGTAGAAAGGACCATAAGGGTGTAGAACCTGCAATACATAAGAACCTTATAGAATCCACTCTTTGAATTTTGGATCTTCTCTGACTTGGAATACATGAAAAGAACTAAGCTCACAGAACATTATCAGAATATAGAGAACATATTCAGAACATACCATCCACGAGTTTGATCGAGACCTTCTGCCACAAAATGACCAGGGAAATTGTTCTCAAAGAGCTCAACATTCTCAAAAGGATAGTGGATATAAGCATAAGGCATTGACCCACTCTCAAACCAGCAATCAAATACCTGGAGAAGTACGGCAAATACTTTTGTCAAAAAGCAGAACATAAAATTGAAAGAGAAGATTGAAAGGTACAAGCTCATTAtaaaagttcaaaaagaggGGGTTAAATGTGGAAACTTCGTTGAACCATTAGGCATGGAATGCTTAACAAGCACTTCAGCTATATAGGTAGAATACTTCAGAGCTAATACTATTGAATTTCATCTTgcaaaacattttcaatgtaTTAGTTCCTAAGAAAAGAATTTGAGTTCACATAAGTGGAACACATGTATCAGCCCTCAACAGGCAGACagacaaaaaacaaaaaaatggagaaaatcttgGAAGTGGCAGTCCGAGGTAGCAGAAACCCATTTGTTTCAACTACGTATTCATTACTGCTCTCCTGACAACTAAAAACTTCTCAAAGAATAAACAAATAACACTGAGAATGTAGACAATTCCAGCAGCAAAAGGCAATAACGCACACTTCATTAAAATAGAGACCAGTATCTCATTTTTCTCACATACAGCCCTGAAGCAACATTTATGATCTTATCCAAGTCAATATCAAATATTCCACAGGTTAACACGAGAATCAACATTTCAGCAGACAAAATCAGCATCAAAAGTCCTACAATAAATTTAAATGGACTCTTTTTTTGATAAGGCAAATTCAAACGGACTATTAAAATGTTTTCCTAGCTTAATTTGTTCTTCCCAACGATTGGCAAATATGTGAAATCCTTTATtaatccaaaagaaaaaagaaccaTTAATTTGCAAATTGATTCAACCTCTTTAAAATGAAgcaaataacttgaaaatatatcTGTCAGATATACTTTTGGATGATAAATGCAATATCAATGCTGTGGCAGCCTACTATTAAATGACAGATTAACTGGTCTTACATCCTCCACACGTCGAAGAACGCCAAATTCAGTCCCCCGACTGGATGGGATGGTTATGTGATCAATGTAGTGACGATGCAAGTCTGTCACCTGCAAATTGAGCAAGAGGAAAACCGTTGGAAGTTAATTGTCCTGAATAAATAGAACTTGTtacttttcttcaaaaaaaaaaaacttaagacTGCAAGGAACCCAGCAAGAGGATTACTGGAGAGAAAAATGCTACATTGAAGGATAAGATTTTTCTAACAGCTCTTAAAGTTTTTTAAGGCTGTtctaattttaagtttgaaCATAAATAGCAGTACTCTACAACATGGGTACTTTATGAGGTCTAGGACTCTAGGTATATATAAACTAAACATGAGGTTTCTAGTTTGTTTTTGTATTAGATACTCTATTCTTCAGGAAAGATGGTTTCATCTCTTTGcatatattctttttatttacttCACTGCTTCATTTGTGTTCCTTCTGGTTATATATCCTTTGTTTCCAAATGATATACATAGACCTCTTTCTTAGCTATCTGATGCACCATAATGGCATAATGTCTTATGAAACATACAGAAAACCAGCAAAcatgaaattatttataaataaaaaagctGGAAACACCAATGTAAACTTTATGCAGATGTACttcaaaataaaggaaaatggaaacttaaaagaaaaattcaacttACGATAAAACTCAGTCACATGCAAGAGCTTATGACATATATCAACATCAAACAATGAATCCTCGGAGAaagatgataaaatatttttttttgacaaagaaagatgataaaatattaaaaaagcagtaatttctttttaatttcccTTGAAACTGAAGGAAGTGAATTTCATTAAGAGGCTAGTTAATACAAAAAGAGAGAATTATAaattcatcatcaaaatagaatgCTGAAAGTAAAACAAGTACTACAATGTCGAAACGAAGGTAAAACCTTAGCACCGGAGAGCTTTTCCAGTTTGTCAATGGAATCCATAACAACTATCTCCTCACCATCCTCACTAGCCCACACAGGAAGAGGAGTACCCCAGAACCTACTTCGGCTAACAGCCCAGTCTCTTGCATTTTCTAACCAATTGTGGAAGCGTTTTTCCTGTAATAAAATAACACAATAAAATGAAGATCCAGATGAATTACTGGGTTATGTAAAGACAACTTATAAATTCCAGCAATCATGATATGTTGATGAAACAGAAGGCagttagttactattcatattCTGCAAAGCTTCAATAAAAGTACATGAAACCTAATTCACAGCCTCACAGAACTCATACCTAGAAAAGCAACTGTGCTTCAACAAAAGTGGATGACAGCTAATATCTCCCACTAAAGTAGGATATTACTGACAAATACCAGGCTCAGCAGTGTAGTACTACATCATGTAGGACTATGGAATGTGGCgtttagaaaattaattttactcTGTATTTAAAAGGCAGAGGTGTGGGAAATGCTTTACCAATGGTGCCACGGAGCATAAGCCCAACAAAACTTTACTCCCTCCGGTCCATTTCACTTGTCGCATTTTTCTTTTGCACACCCCTTAAGAAAACACTAACTAAAAGGGTAATTTGACTAGATTaaccttatttattatttgatctTAATTTAATACTACTCTTTTTTCACCATATTAACCTGTCTCCACATTAATTGAGCAAGGGTAAAGgtcaaaactaataattaattatatcttatTTTCTAAAATGACAACCATTTTGGACTATTATTTTAGTGTAATATTTTAAGACATGAACATTTTACAATCTCAAAtacattaaaatttgaataaaattcaaaagaaaaggcaacaaaacaaatttaaatatctagGCAGCAGCAACAACATACCCCGTGTATTCCCACAAATGGagtttggggagggtagagtgtacacagactTGTTACGATAAACcctcaactaaagaaaaaacaatttaaatagCTAGGCAGAATGGCATATatacaaaaaacaataaaaaagacACGAAATTCAAAATgctataacaaaaaaattccaGGATGTTGTCATCAAAAATTTCCAGGATGTACGTGGCAAACAATCCAAGTAAAGCATGCATGGGGCGTTCCTATTAGAACACTAGCCCGATCTACCCCACAGTATTGGGGCAACGCCCAAGGTGAGCCCCAACAACTCTTTTGTAACATTGATTTTTctgatatatgatatatcacTACATTACGAAACATGTGGATATCTCAACATTCCTAAAGGTCTAACTTCATACGAAGATTGTTCCATGGGAGCTTTGATCAGTAAGCATTTTGTAGTGAACTCCACCAACACCTCAAACAAAGTAATACAGGGAGATCAATATGGAGTAAATTAAAAGGCTTCTTCGGGGGTAAGCCAGCAGCTAGCATGTGCATGGAGTAACAATGGATAATGTCTGACAATAATGTAACCAACACAAACCGGTGTAACAAAACAAATCAGCAAATCAAGTAAGTATAAATTACTGTGAGCACAGTACTTTTTCAATTATGACAACAAAAAAGATAACTACGGAAAGGAAATACTAACTAACCTTCACAAAA
Coding sequences within:
- the LOC125844140 gene encoding isoleucine--tRNA ligase, cytoplasmic isoform X1; this translates as MEDVCEGKDFSFPNQEEKILQWWEEVKAFETQLEKTKNQPEYIFYDGPPFATGLPHYGHILAGTIKDIVTRYQSMTGHHVTRRFGWDCHGLPVEHEIDEKLQIKTKQQVIEMGIDKYNEECRAIVTRYVGEWEKTVVRMGRWIDFQNGYKTMDSKFMESVWWVFAKLFEKGLVYRGFKVMPYSTGLKTPLSNFEANSNYKEVSDPEIMVSFPIVDDPEGASFVAWTTTPWTLPSNLALCVNANFVYVKVRNKFNGKIYVVAESRLAELPVEKAKKVAPNGPAADTQIPNSKTKPSGGKSQNVETYEVMDKFPGSSLVGKKYIPLFDYFKDFSDSAFRVVADDYVTSDSGTGIVHCAPAFGEDDYRVCIANNIINKGESLVVAVDDNGRFTDRITDFREKYVKDADNDITQAVKDKGRLVKSGKFMHSYPFCWRSDTPLIYRAVPSWFIMVEKIKDQLLENNKQTYWVPDFVKEKRFHNWLENARDWAVSRSRFWGTPLPVWASEDGEEIVVMDSIDKLEKLSGAKVTDLHRHYIDHITIPSSRGTEFGVLRRVEDVFDCWFESGSMPYAYIHYPFENVELFENNFPGHFVAEGLDQTRGWFYTLMVLSTALFGKPAFRNLICNGLVLAEDGKKMSKRLKNYPQPSEVINDYGADALRLYLINSPVVRAEPLRFKKEGVFAVVKDVFLPWYNAYRFLVQNAKRLEIDGFGPFIPTDQKTLQSSSNVLDQWINSATQSLVHFVRQEMDAYRLYTVVPYLLKFLDNLTNIYVRFNRKRLKGRTGEGDCRTALSTLYYVLLTACKAMSPLTPFFTEVLYQNLRKVSKGSEESIHYCSYPIVEGQRWERIEQSVNRMMTLIDLARNIRERHNKPLKTPLREMVVVHPDSEFLGDIAGKLREYVLEELNIKSLVPCNDTLKYASLRAEPDFSVLGKRLGKSMGVVAKEVKAMSTADIIAFEKAGELTIASHTLKLTDIKIVRGFKRPDNRKEDEMDAAGDGDVLVILDLRTDDSLFEAGVAREVVNRIQKLRKKAALEPTDMVEVFFKSLDNDEKVSKQILESQESYIKDAIGSPLLPAELIPSHAITIDEESFHGISNLSFVITLARPSLVFNADAITALYGGNTQYCQGLQTYLLMRDHHNLKSEFQQGKGKINVKCIENQPPVEVILGKHVFLSVGDHFLNSKSH
- the LOC125844140 gene encoding isoleucine--tRNA ligase, cytoplasmic isoform X2, which produces MPYSTGLKTPLSNFEANSNYKEVSDPEIMVSFPIVDDPEGASFVAWTTTPWTLPSNLALCVNANFVYVKVRNKFNGKIYVVAESRLAELPVEKAKKVAPNGPAADTQIPNSKTKPSGGKSQNVETYEVMDKFPGSSLVGKKYIPLFDYFKDFSDSAFRVVADDYVTSDSGTGIVHCAPAFGEDDYRVCIANNIINKGESLVVAVDDNGRFTDRITDFREKYVKDADNDITQAVKDKGRLVKSGKFMHSYPFCWRSDTPLIYRAVPSWFIMVEKIKDQLLENNKQTYWVPDFVKEKRFHNWLENARDWAVSRSRFWGTPLPVWASEDGEEIVVMDSIDKLEKLSGAKVTDLHRHYIDHITIPSSRGTEFGVLRRVEDVFDCWFESGSMPYAYIHYPFENVELFENNFPGHFVAEGLDQTRGWFYTLMVLSTALFGKPAFRNLICNGLVLAEDGKKMSKRLKNYPQPSEVINDYGADALRLYLINSPVVRAEPLRFKKEGVFAVVKDVFLPWYNAYRFLVQNAKRLEIDGFGPFIPTDQKTLQSSSNVLDQWINSATQSLVHFVRQEMDAYRLYTVVPYLLKFLDNLTNIYVRFNRKRLKGRTGEGDCRTALSTLYYVLLTACKAMSPLTPFFTEVLYQNLRKVSKGSEESIHYCSYPIVEGQRWERIEQSVNRMMTLIDLARNIRERHNKPLKTPLREMVVVHPDSEFLGDIAGKLREYVLEELNIKSLVPCNDTLKYASLRAEPDFSVLGKRLGKSMGVVAKEVKAMSTADIIAFEKAGELTIASHTLKLTDIKIVRGFKRPDNRKEDEMDAAGDGDVLVILDLRTDDSLFEAGVAREVVNRIQKLRKKAALEPTDMVEVFFKSLDNDEKVSKQILESQESYIKDAIGSPLLPAELIPSHAITIDEESFHGISNLSFVITLARPSLVFNADAITALYGGNTQYCQGLQTYLLMRDHHNLKSEFQQGKGKINVKCIENQPPVEVILGKHVFLSVGDHFLNSKSH